From the Malus domestica chromosome 17, GDT2T_hap1 genome, one window contains:
- the LOC103428345 gene encoding LOW QUALITY PROTEIN: receptor-like protein kinase FERONIA (The sequence of the model RefSeq protein was modified relative to this genomic sequence to represent the inferred CDS: substituted 2 bases at 2 genomic stop codons) has product MERWIEHCNSSQKILLVEEDNRKSSTTNMVATSLESQDKHCDTQCKRLRQETPNSSEKIKAPSPSSSGQVPYSTARLSRFEFTYTFPLSSGPKFIRLYFYPASYAPNFNRPQALFSVKAGGFTLLHDFNASATADASASDTIYREFCLHTESGQDLSISFTPSKASPDAYAFINGIEILSMPPYLYYTSPKSPDGVAHVGSEKTIRIENNTALEMVYRINMGGGRRISSDQDTGMYRNWDGLRDEYNYLDDLSRQFSYLPPQYNSSQLYFSKIPSYSAPKEVYQTGRSMDTISNSHNLTWEFPVDSMFAYLVRLHFCEFLSTVMKPGDRVFNIYIANQSVEKMADIIAWSGGNERPVYRDYVVFLSGNPAIPKKVNLFLALESDLLNGYFVPILSGLEMFKLSANRSLAGPSPDPPPIAPAKGTPSKTSTRSXTPLLATVVGVACGILGLSVLGFLVFRRRRKVKGTASDGSSSLPTHLCRYFSLAEIKAATXNFSQSFIVGVGGFGHVYKGHIDGGATPVAIKRLKPDSSQGAREFKTEIELLSQLRHRHLVSLIGYCTDKNEMILVYDYMARGTLADHLYQTDNPLLSWGQRLQICIGAARGLRYLHSDAQGTIIHRDVKSTNILLDEKWVAKVSDFGLSKVGTATMSKTHISTAVKGSFGYLDPEYYRRQQLTVKSDVYSFGVVLCEVLCARPAVVHATETRQMNLAEWTKSCHRDGELDQIIDPNMKGKIETECLNKYVEIAMSCINDSGMERPSMNDVVRGLEFALQLHQNRGERNNEDAFASMPGCATNESVQCISETIFSEINDPNGR; this is encoded by the exons ATGGAGAGGTGGATTGAGCATTGCAACAGTTCCCAAAAGATActgcttgttgaagaagatAACCGGAAGTCATCTACTACTAACATGGTAGCCACTTCTCTTGAATCCCAAG ACAAACATTGCGATACGCAGTGTAAACGGCTTCGTCAAGAGACTCCAAATTCCAGTGAGAAAATTA AAGCACCTTCTCCCTCTTCTTCCGGCCAAGTGCCTTACAGCACAGCAAGGCTTTCCCGCTTTGAATTTACCTACACATTTCCACTCTCTTCCGGCCCAAAGTTCATCCGCTTGTATTTCTACCCAGCATCATACGCCCCCAACTTCAACCGACCCCAAGCCCTCTTCTCAGTCAAAGCCGGTGGCTTTACCCTTCTCCACGACTTCAACGCTTCAGCCACGGCTGATGCTTCTGCCTCGGATACTATATACAGAGAGTTCTGCCTCCACACTGAGTCAGGACAGGATTTGAGTATCAGCTTCACTCCAAGCAAAGCAAGCCCAGATGCCTACGCGTTTATCAATGGGATTGAAATTCTCTCCATGCCCCCATATCTTTACTACACTTCACCCAAGAGCCCGGATGGGGTTGCTCATGTAGGCAGTGAAAAGACGATTCGCATCGAGAACAACACTGCTCTGGAGATGGTGTACCGAATCAATATGGGTGGCGGAAGGCGGATCTCTTCCGATCAGGATACTGGTATGTACCGCAATTGGGATGGTTTGCGAGACGAATACAACTACTTAGACGATTTAAGTAGGCAGTTTAGTTACTTACCACCGCAATACAATAGCAGTCAGCTTTACTTTTCTAAAATACCATCGTACTCTGCTCCGAAAGAAGTTTACCAAACCGGCCGCTCAATGGACACCATAAGCAACAGCCACAATCTCACCTGGGAATTCCCTGTGGATTCAATGTTTGCTTACTTGGTTAGGCTTCATTTTTGTGAGTTTCTAAGTACTGTTATGAAGCCCGGAGACCGGGTATTTAACATCTACATCGCCAATCAATCCGTTGAGAAAATGGCGGATATAATCGCGTGGAGTGGTGGAAATGAAAGACCAGTGTACAGAGACTACGTTGTGTTCTTGTCGGGGAACCCTGCAATCCCGAAGAAAGTCAATCTCTTTCTTGCACTGGAATCGGATTTGTTGAATGGGTACTTTGTCCCAATCTTGAGCGGACTCGAAATGTTCAAACTCAGTGCAAATCGGAGTCTCGCCGGACCAAGCCCTGACCCACCTCCCATAGCCCCAGCAAAGGGGACACCATCAAAAACTAGCACCAGATCATGAACTCCTTTGCTTGCCACGGTTGTCGGTGTAGCTTGCGGAATACTTGGACTCTCTGTCCTTGGGTTCTTGGTTTTTAGGCGGCGGCGGAAAGTCAAGGGCACTGCCTCAGATGGGTCATCATCTTTACCAACACATTTGTGTCGTTACTTTTCACTGGCGGAGATCAAAGCCGCCACCTAAAACTTCAGCCAGAGTTTCATTGTTGGTGTAGGCGGCTTCGGTCACGTGTACAAAGGGCATATCGACGGCGGGGCCACTCCCGTTGCTATCAAACGGCTGAAACCCGACTCATCGCAAGGAGCCCGCGAGTTCAAGACGGAAATCGAGCTGCTTTCACAACTTAGACACCGTCATTTGGTGTCTCTCATTGGGTATTGTACTGATAAAAATGAGATGATTTTGGTGTACGATTACATGGCACGTGGAACCCTCGCTGATCACCTCTACCAAACTGACAACCCACTTCTCTCCTGGGGACAACGGCTCCAAATTTGCATTGGCGCTGCGCGAGGGCTGCGCTACCTTCACAGCGATGCCCAGGGCACAATCATCCACCGTGATGTGAAGAGCACAAACATTTTATTAGATGAGAAATGGGTTGCCAAGGTTTCGGATTTCGGATTGTCGAAAGTGGGCACGGCCACCATGTCCAAGACCCACATCAGCACGGCCGTGAAAGGTAGCTTCGGGTATCTAGACCCAGAATATTACCGACGTCAACAACTGACGGTGAAGTCCGACGTGTACTCATTCGGTGTAGTGTTGTGTGAAGTGTTGTGCGCAAGACCAGCTGTGGTGCATGCAACGGAGACGAGGCAAATGAACTTGGCTGAGTGGACCAAGAGCTGTCATCGCGACGGGGAACTTGATCAAATCATCGATCCGAACATGAAGGGTAAGATTGAAACCGAGTGTTTGAACAAGTATGTGGAAATTGCTATGAGTTGCATCAATGACAGTGGGATGGAAAGGCCGTCAATGAATGACGTTGTCAGGGGGCTTGAGTTTGCATTGCAACTACATCAGAACCGCGGTGAAAGGAACAACGAGGATGCCTTTGCTAGCATGCCAGGTTGCGCTACGAATGAATCCGTTCAGTGCATATCGGAGACGATCTTCTCAGAGATCAACGATCCGAATGGGAGATGA